One genomic segment of Scylla paramamosain isolate STU-SP2022 chromosome 11, ASM3559412v1, whole genome shotgun sequence includes these proteins:
- the LOC135105042 gene encoding aldehyde dehydrogenase family 16 member A1-like isoform X1 has product MAGNTQAVSAPTVSQIFKTMEYGPAREDDKIAKDWLNDHDRKFGHFINNKWVIPEGRQTFETKDPCGGNVLAATIQGTQEDVDLAVGAANEAYNSWSALSAHSRARYLYSIARHVQKHSRLLAVVEALDNGKTMREAWDCDIPLMTRHLYYHAGWAQLVDTQMVGWDSVGVVGAVVSWNFPLTLLAWKVCPALAMGNTVIFKPANNTSLSALLFAEICAEAGLPAGVFNVITGGSAVETMLASHSEVDKVSFAGSTEVGQDLRRLTAGSGKKLSLELGGKSPVIVFESADLDSAVEGIVDAIWFNQGQVCTAGSRLLVQEPVFDTFIGKLKQRMRTLRVGPSLDKVMDMGGVVDPSHVKVIAKYVDEARQEGAEVFQIEAPPGSYYPPTLITGVGTASRCVMDAIFGPVLVALPFRTAKEAISLANNTIYGLGASVFTEQITLGIEVAKMVKAGAVWINCHNIFDAAAGFGGCKQSGYGRDGGKEGLFEYVKPVWQDSHKFTPPKIDFAKFGAAYSASRPSITPATPQIVSAEETMPRVDQTYKLYYGGAQKRPDGNYNRVILNTEKKAFALVGESNRKDVRNAVEAAGKAQPSWDKRTGFNRSQILFYWAENLEQRRQELVDHLVVVTGQSGEQAGREVDASVTRLFHWAALCDKYGGSVQETQLYGTVLRMNEPMGVVGVACPDEAPLLAFVSLVAPAVARGNAVVVVPSEKYPTVPLSLYQVLETSDMPGGIINILTGNRDHLTKHLTEHHDVQAMWYFGTQEGSTFVEHTSAVNVKRTWVNYGLQRDWFSREEGEGEEFLYHATQVKNIWLTMGDIFAN; this is encoded by the exons ATGGCCGGCAACACTCAGGCGGTTAGTGCACCTACTGTATCGCAAATTTTCAAGACCATGGAATACGGACCGGCCCGAGAGGATGACAAAATAGCCAAG GACTGGCTGAATGATCATGACCGCAAGTTTGGTCACTTCATCAACAACAAATGGGTGATACCTGAAGGCCGGCAGACATTTGAGACTAAGGACCCATGTGGCGGCAATGTGTTAGCTGCCACCATCCAGGGCACACAGGAGGATGTGGACCTGGCTGTAGGGGCTGCCAATGAAGCCTACAATTCATGGAGTGCCCTTTCTGCACACAGCCGTGCCAGATACCTCTATAG tATTGCACGCCATGTCCAGAAGCATTCTCGCCTGCTGGCTGTGGTGGAGGCCTTGGACAATGGCAAGACTATGAGGGAGGCATGGGACTGTGACATTCCCTTGATGACCAGACACCTTTACTACCATGCTGGATGGGCTCAGCTGGTGGACACACAGATGGTTGGCTGGGATAGTGTGG GTGTAGTTGGTGCTGTTGTGTCATGGAACTTTCCTCTGACTTTGCTGGCCTGGAAGGTGTGTCCAGcactggccatgggcaacaCTGTCATCTTTAAGCCCGCCAACAACACGAGTCTCTCAGCCCTCCTCTTTGCTGAGATCTGTGCAGAGGCTGG GTTGCCAGCAGGAGTGTTCAATGTGATCACTGGTGGGAGTGCTGTGGAGACCATGCTGGCATCTCACTCTGAAGTGGACAAAGTGTCCTTTGCAGGATCCACAGAAGTTGGGCAAGACCTGAGGAGGCTTACTGCTGGCAGTGGCAAGAAACTTTCCCTAG AGCTTGGAGGAAAGAGTCCAGTGATTGTGTTTGAATCTGCTGATCTTGACTCAGCTGTGGAAGGCATAGTGGATGCCATTTGGTTCAATCAGGGGCAG GTGTGCACAGCTGGATCTCGTCTGCTGGTTCAGGAGCCGGTGTTTGACACATTCATCGGGAAGCTAAAACAGCGTATGAGGACTCTTCGTGTGGGACCTTCCCTTGACAAAGTAATGGATATGGGTGGTGTGGTAGACCCAAGTCACGTGAAGGTCATTGCCAAGTATGTGGATGAAGCACGGCAGGAAGGGGCAGAG GTGTTTCAGATCGAGGCTCCACCTGGCAGCTACTACCCCCCAACCCTTATTACTGGGGTGGGCACTGCTTCCCGCTGTGTGATGGATGCAATCTTTGGCCCAGTCCTGGTGGCCTTGCCCTTCAG GACTGCCAAAGAGGCCATTTCTCTTGCCAACAACACCATATATGGCCTGGGTGCATCTGTCTTTACCGAGCAAATTACTCTTGGCATTGAAGTGGCAAAAATGGTCAAA GCTGGTGCTGTTTGGATTAACTGCCACAACATATTTGATGCAGCTGCTGGGTTTGGTGGCTGCAAGCAGAGTGGTTATGGCAGGGATGGTGGTAAAGAAG GATTGTTTGAGTACGTGAAGCCTGTCTGGCAAGATTCTCACAAGTTCACACCACCAAAAATAGACTTTGCCAAGTTTGGAGCGGCTTATAGTGCTAGCCGACCTTCCATCACACCAGCCACACCCCAG ATTGTGAGTGCTGAGGAAACAATGCCCCGAGTTGACCAAACCTACAAGTTGTACTATGGAGGTGCTCAGAAACGTCCAGATGGTAACTACAACCGTGTGATCCTGAATACTGAGAAAAAAGCTTTTGCATTGGTTGGGGAGAGCAACAG GAAGGATGTGCGGAATGCAGTAGAGGCAGCTGGTAAGGCTCAGCCAAGCTGGGACAAGCGGACTGGATTCAACCGTTCCCAGATCCTCTTCTACTGGGCAGAGAACCTGGAGCAGCGACGACAAGAGCTTGTGGACCACTTGGTGGTAGTGACAGGCCAGAGTGGGGAGCAGGCTGGTAGGGAGGTGGATGCCTCAGTGACCAGGCTTTTCCACTGGGCTGCACTGTGTGATAAGTATGGAGGCAGTGTACAGGAGACCCAGCTCTATGGCACAGTGTTAAGAATGAATGAGCCTATGGGGGTGGTGGGAGTGGCCTGCCCTGATGAAGCTCCCCTACTGGCCTTTGTGTCACTGGTGGCCCCAGCAGTGGCCCGAGGGAATGCTGTAGTTGTGGTGCCCAGTGAGAAGTATCCAACTGTACCTCTGTCTCTCTACCAG GTGCTGGAAACCTCAGACATGCCTGGTGGCATAATCAACATCCTCACTGGTAACCGTGACCACCTCACCAAGCACTTGACTGAGCACCATGACGTCCAGGCCATGTG GTACTTTGGCACCCAGGAAGGGTCTACCTTTGTGGAGCACACTTCAGCTGTTAATGTCAAGAGGACATGGGTAAACTACGGCCTTCAGCGGGACTGGTTCAGccgagaggaaggagagggggaggaattCCTGTACCATGCAACACAGGTCAAGAACATCTGGCTCACAATGGGGGATATCTTTGCCAACTAA
- the LOC135105042 gene encoding aldehyde dehydrogenase family 16 member A1-like isoform X2 has translation MREAWDCDIPLMTRHLYYHAGWAQLVDTQMVGWDSVGVVGAVVSWNFPLTLLAWKVCPALAMGNTVIFKPANNTSLSALLFAEICAEAGLPAGVFNVITGGSAVETMLASHSEVDKVSFAGSTEVGQDLRRLTAGSGKKLSLELGGKSPVIVFESADLDSAVEGIVDAIWFNQGQVCTAGSRLLVQEPVFDTFIGKLKQRMRTLRVGPSLDKVMDMGGVVDPSHVKVIAKYVDEARQEGAEVFQIEAPPGSYYPPTLITGVGTASRCVMDAIFGPVLVALPFRTAKEAISLANNTIYGLGASVFTEQITLGIEVAKMVKAGAVWINCHNIFDAAAGFGGCKQSGYGRDGGKEGLFEYVKPVWQDSHKFTPPKIDFAKFGAAYSASRPSITPATPQIVSAEETMPRVDQTYKLYYGGAQKRPDGNYNRVILNTEKKAFALVGESNRKDVRNAVEAAGKAQPSWDKRTGFNRSQILFYWAENLEQRRQELVDHLVVVTGQSGEQAGREVDASVTRLFHWAALCDKYGGSVQETQLYGTVLRMNEPMGVVGVACPDEAPLLAFVSLVAPAVARGNAVVVVPSEKYPTVPLSLYQVLETSDMPGGIINILTGNRDHLTKHLTEHHDVQAMWYFGTQEGSTFVEHTSAVNVKRTWVNYGLQRDWFSREEGEGEEFLYHATQVKNIWLTMGDIFAN, from the exons ATGAGGGAGGCATGGGACTGTGACATTCCCTTGATGACCAGACACCTTTACTACCATGCTGGATGGGCTCAGCTGGTGGACACACAGATGGTTGGCTGGGATAGTGTGG GTGTAGTTGGTGCTGTTGTGTCATGGAACTTTCCTCTGACTTTGCTGGCCTGGAAGGTGTGTCCAGcactggccatgggcaacaCTGTCATCTTTAAGCCCGCCAACAACACGAGTCTCTCAGCCCTCCTCTTTGCTGAGATCTGTGCAGAGGCTGG GTTGCCAGCAGGAGTGTTCAATGTGATCACTGGTGGGAGTGCTGTGGAGACCATGCTGGCATCTCACTCTGAAGTGGACAAAGTGTCCTTTGCAGGATCCACAGAAGTTGGGCAAGACCTGAGGAGGCTTACTGCTGGCAGTGGCAAGAAACTTTCCCTAG AGCTTGGAGGAAAGAGTCCAGTGATTGTGTTTGAATCTGCTGATCTTGACTCAGCTGTGGAAGGCATAGTGGATGCCATTTGGTTCAATCAGGGGCAG GTGTGCACAGCTGGATCTCGTCTGCTGGTTCAGGAGCCGGTGTTTGACACATTCATCGGGAAGCTAAAACAGCGTATGAGGACTCTTCGTGTGGGACCTTCCCTTGACAAAGTAATGGATATGGGTGGTGTGGTAGACCCAAGTCACGTGAAGGTCATTGCCAAGTATGTGGATGAAGCACGGCAGGAAGGGGCAGAG GTGTTTCAGATCGAGGCTCCACCTGGCAGCTACTACCCCCCAACCCTTATTACTGGGGTGGGCACTGCTTCCCGCTGTGTGATGGATGCAATCTTTGGCCCAGTCCTGGTGGCCTTGCCCTTCAG GACTGCCAAAGAGGCCATTTCTCTTGCCAACAACACCATATATGGCCTGGGTGCATCTGTCTTTACCGAGCAAATTACTCTTGGCATTGAAGTGGCAAAAATGGTCAAA GCTGGTGCTGTTTGGATTAACTGCCACAACATATTTGATGCAGCTGCTGGGTTTGGTGGCTGCAAGCAGAGTGGTTATGGCAGGGATGGTGGTAAAGAAG GATTGTTTGAGTACGTGAAGCCTGTCTGGCAAGATTCTCACAAGTTCACACCACCAAAAATAGACTTTGCCAAGTTTGGAGCGGCTTATAGTGCTAGCCGACCTTCCATCACACCAGCCACACCCCAG ATTGTGAGTGCTGAGGAAACAATGCCCCGAGTTGACCAAACCTACAAGTTGTACTATGGAGGTGCTCAGAAACGTCCAGATGGTAACTACAACCGTGTGATCCTGAATACTGAGAAAAAAGCTTTTGCATTGGTTGGGGAGAGCAACAG GAAGGATGTGCGGAATGCAGTAGAGGCAGCTGGTAAGGCTCAGCCAAGCTGGGACAAGCGGACTGGATTCAACCGTTCCCAGATCCTCTTCTACTGGGCAGAGAACCTGGAGCAGCGACGACAAGAGCTTGTGGACCACTTGGTGGTAGTGACAGGCCAGAGTGGGGAGCAGGCTGGTAGGGAGGTGGATGCCTCAGTGACCAGGCTTTTCCACTGGGCTGCACTGTGTGATAAGTATGGAGGCAGTGTACAGGAGACCCAGCTCTATGGCACAGTGTTAAGAATGAATGAGCCTATGGGGGTGGTGGGAGTGGCCTGCCCTGATGAAGCTCCCCTACTGGCCTTTGTGTCACTGGTGGCCCCAGCAGTGGCCCGAGGGAATGCTGTAGTTGTGGTGCCCAGTGAGAAGTATCCAACTGTACCTCTGTCTCTCTACCAG GTGCTGGAAACCTCAGACATGCCTGGTGGCATAATCAACATCCTCACTGGTAACCGTGACCACCTCACCAAGCACTTGACTGAGCACCATGACGTCCAGGCCATGTG GTACTTTGGCACCCAGGAAGGGTCTACCTTTGTGGAGCACACTTCAGCTGTTAATGTCAAGAGGACATGGGTAAACTACGGCCTTCAGCGGGACTGGTTCAGccgagaggaaggagagggggaggaattCCTGTACCATGCAACACAGGTCAAGAACATCTGGCTCACAATGGGGGATATCTTTGCCAACTAA